One genomic window of Monodelphis domestica isolate mMonDom1 chromosome 1, mMonDom1.pri, whole genome shotgun sequence includes the following:
- the LOC107650869 gene encoding zinc finger protein 664-like isoform X1, translated as MALQTDRLPAQEVVTFQDVAVDFTWEEWRLLSPPQKELYKEVMLENVRNLLSVGLPAPPEDVISYLEQREAPWMLEQEGLRNCCPGGEIRSEIKATLTEVSHFVEEMDLQRFMSDGPNNMTPKEFCVEFQHLSHIEHQRMHTEKKSSKSKQCRKSFMHGARLPRHQRTHIGEKPYECKQCGKTFSRSSSLAIHQRIHTGEKPYECKQCGKAYNHSSSLAVHQRIHTGEKPYECKQCGKEFRWNSALARHRKIHTGEILYECKHCGKTFSRSSYLAIHQRTHTGEKPYECKHCGKTFSQSSGLTEHQRIHTGEKPYECKQCGKTFSQSSSLAAHQRIHTGEKPYECKHCGKTFRQSSNLSVHQRTHTGERPYECNQCGKTFSKSSTLAVHQRIHMRRNLKNTSYVEKCSHVAPVFLLCEGNIPSPLSRAPYLA; from the exons ATGGCCCTGCAGACGGACAGACTCCCAGCCCAG GAGGTGGTGACTttccaggatgtggctgtggacttcacgtgggaggagtggcgcctcttgtcccctccccagaaggagctgtacaaggaggtgatgctggagaatgtccggaacctgctctctgtgg GGCTTCCAGCTCCCCCTGAAGATGTGATCTCTTATTTGGAGCAGAGGGAAGCCCCGTGGATGCTGGAGCAAGAAGGCCTGAGGAACTGCTGCCCAG gaggagagatcagatctgaaATAAAGGCAACTCTAACAGAGGTGAGCCACTTTGTGGAAGAAATGGATCTACAAAGATTCATGAGTGATGGTCCCAATAACATGACTCCCAAAGAATTCTGTGTTGAATTTCAACATTTGTCACAtattgaacatcaaagaatgcACACTGAGAAAAAATCTAGTAAAAGTAAACAGTGTAGAAAGTCTTTTATGCACGGGGCCCGTCTTCCTAGACATCAGAGAACCCACattggggagaaaccttatgaatgcaagcagtgtggaaagacattcagtcggagctctagtcttgctatacatcagagaatccacactggggaaaaaccttatgaatgcaagcaatgtggaaaagcATATAATCAcagctccagtcttgctgtacatcagagaatccatactggggagaaaccttatgaatgcaagcaatgtggaaaggaatTCAGATGGAACTCTGCTCTTGCTCGACATCGgaaaatccacactggggagatactttatgaatgcaagcactgtggaaagacattcagtcggagcTCCTACCTTGCTATACATCAAAGaacccacactggggagaaaccttatgaatgtaagcattGTGgcaagacattcagtcagagctctGGTCttactgaacatcagagaatccacactggggagaaaccttatgaatgcaagcaatgtggaaagacattcagtcagagctcctctcTTGCCgcacatcaaagaatccacaccggggagaaaccttatgaatgtaaacactgtggaaagacaTTCCGTCAGAGCTCCAATCTTTCTGTACATCAGAGAACGCACACTGGGgagagaccttatgaatgcaatcaatgtggaaagacattcagtaagAGCTCCactcttgctgtacatcagagaatccatatgAGGAGGAACCTTAAGAATACAAGCTATGTGGAAAAATGTTCACATGTAGCTCCAGTCTTTCTTTTGTGTGAAGGGAATATACCCTCTCCCCTTTCTAGGGCACCTTACCTGGCATGA
- the LOC107650869 gene encoding zinc finger protein 350-like isoform X2, translating into MALQTDRLPAQEVVTFQDVAVDFTWEEWRLLSPPQKELYKEVMLENVRNLLSVEGSPVDAGARRPEELLPRRRDQI; encoded by the exons ATGGCCCTGCAGACGGACAGACTCCCAGCCCAG GAGGTGGTGACTttccaggatgtggctgtggacttcacgtgggaggagtggcgcctcttgtcccctccccagaaggagctgtacaaggaggtgatgctggagaatgtccggaacctgctctctgtgg AGGGAAGCCCCGTGGATGCTGGAGCAAGAAGGCCTGAGGAACTGCTGCCCAG gaggagagatcagatctga